GAGAAGGGGTATTACGGATAGAGATCTACACGTCTGCCAGTTATCAACTGTTGAAAAAGTCCAAGGTTATTGATCCTCAAGTTTTGTCGGAGTATACGCCATCAACTGCCGCATCTTTTGCCTTAAGTGCAACAGAGTGGGAGCCAGCTATTATTGAAGGTGAAGGATTCCGAACGTTCGACATCGAGGAACATACAAACCCATACAGTTTATTGAAACGGATTGCTACTGAATTTGATTTGGAATTAAGATTCCGAGTGGAAACAAATGGGTATAAGGTTACAGGTAGATACGTCGATTTGCTTGAACGTGTTGGACAGTGGAGAGGACGAGAAGTTGAATTTGGACGTGACTTAATCGGTATTAAACGAACCGAAAAAACGGACGACATAGTAACAGCATTAGTTGGTGTTGGGCCTGCGAAAGAAAACGGAACAAGACTGAGAGTGTTAGTCGAGGATGATGAAGCTTTACAACGGTGGGGGAGAAAAAATCCACTGACAGGTGAAGTTCAACATCTTATTGAAGTTTATGAACCACAGTCAACGGGAGATAACATGACTGAGGACGAACTATTACAAGACAGTCGAGTCGAGTTAAACAGGCGTATTAGTGAAGTTGTGGAATACGAAGTTGATATTGCTGATCTTGAGAACGTGCCAGGAATGGAAAATAAAAAAATTAGATTCGGGGATACGATTAAAATTAAAGATACAAAGTTTAATCCTCCTCTCTATTTAGAAGCTCGAGTCCATACACAAGAACGTGATATCGCCGACAAAATGAAGAAATCAATCGAACTTGGCAACTTTATCGAATACACCGAAGATGAGGTTCGATTTATTTGGAAACAGTTGCAGCAAGAGATACGCACTCGGGTGAGCATAGCTAAGCTGCAAGAGTACGCCGAGCCTAAACGACACGAGGGTCCGGAACCGCCAGAACAACGGGAGAACGCAATATGGGTAGACACGTCGCAAACTCCGTATGTGCCAAAAGTGTACAATTTCGGTGAGTGGCAACAACTGGCACCGACCGAAGCCTACCAGGTAAACGCCTATTCGCAATCTGAGACAGACGATATAGCCAGGGACGCATCCCGAATTGAGACGGGAATTATCGATGTGGGTGCTGTGCCGCTCAGGACAAGTGTAACAGGCGCTAGGATTGAGTGGGATGGCTTAAACGGATTCGTGCAATATGATATCGACGGAAATCCCGTTTCGTGGTTGGACCTAGAGGGCAACGCCCATTTCGAAAACGGCTACTTTTCTGGAGAAATTAGTAACGACACAGTGCTAATTGACCACGACGGCGTGACCGTGGATGACGGCAATTTTTATTTAAGGGATGCAAACTCTGACGTAGCATATTCCATCATTTCCCGCCACAACCTAGTCAGTGACCATTCGTTTGAAGGAGTCGAAAGAACTGGATCTGTTTCGTCGGACAGTTCTTACCAAGCGATCAGCCCGTCGTCTTCCCTGCGATGGGGGACAGTCGGTTCGCCGCGGCTGACAACTGTGTGGCCTGATGGAGACGCGTCAAATATTTTGTACGGATATCAGGGAGCACTCGTAAACAGCAGTAATTACCTTAGGCAAAATGTAGGATCAATTGTAAAGCCAGGGACTACTTACACACTATCGGCGTATTTTTACATGACGGGACGTTCATCTTCTGCAACACCTCGTCTTAGAGCGGTTTTAAGCGCAATGCCGGGATGGGGAGGACCTGAACAGACATGGAATCAAACGTTTCCCGTTATCAACTCCAGCACGTCCGTAAGTAATCCGGTTAGGCGATCTATAACATTCACAATTCCGAATAATGCTGATTTTTCAAAGGGGTTAAACATCCTCTATATAGATGCGATTGGAGGGGGCAATGGATGGATTGGAATAGACGGGATACAATTGGTAGAGGGTACAACTCCGACTCTGTATGATCCGGAAGACACGGTATTTGTTTCGCAAGGTGATCCAAATCAACGGACGCCTTTTCCTAAGGGGATATATTTGCCAAACGCTAGCGGCGCAAATAATAGTATCGATATGTCGAGCGGTAACTATATATCAGTACTCGACGGGAAGTTGTCGCTACAGATGTGGGGCAACAGGGGGTCTGACGGCATACAAATCAGGATGTCGGGGTCGTCCACGGGGACGCCGATGCAGTGGACAACTGGCGGGTTAACTCTGATGAGCCGCAATTTAATTCCTACATTCTCCGGCACGGCGAATGTACGCCTATCTACTGGTGACAGTGCGGGTGAGGCAAGATTGGGATTATTAAGCTCACGTCGGGAGCTGAAACAAGATATTTCTGATTTGGAAATCACAGACAAGCAATTGATGACTCTAAAGCCTATACGATTTCGTGATAAGCTGGAATATCAGGAGAGAGGCGATGACGCATTCCATTATCTAGGTCTAATTGCGGAGGATGTTGCTGAGTCCGATATTATAGAATTAGCGGATTTTGACGGAGAGGGAAATCCGTTTAGTGTCAACTATGATAGGTTGGGGGTTGCGTTACTACCTGTTGTCCAGCGACTGATTAAAAGGATAGAAGATTTAGAGCATAAATTAAAGGAGAAAGAAGTCGAGTAGGTAGGGGTATTTTTGTACTATATATAAACATTTAAAAGAAAAATTTTTAATATGAAGAAATATGCTGCTAGCGATCTTATTAATATTTGAGGTATTTAATTAGGTGACGGGGCTGTAACGGCGAAATTAGCAGTCGTGTTGCTTGATAGGCATCGCACGGAGTAATTTTAATTTTGTGATGGTGGCTGTTGCACATTTAATCGATGCCGTTATTGTTGAAATTGAGATTAAATCAGAGCCTTTAATTTTTATGGCTGCCACTTTTAGTATATTGTTTTCGTACTTTTTAGCATTACTGAAAATGTAGGGAATTGATTTACCTGTGCTGAAGCATTAAAACAAGCGATCAATAGTCTTAAAGGTGATGATTAAATTTGACTGAAGTTTTCATTGATCCTGGTCACGTAGGATCAGATCCGGGTGCCACTGTAATGGATTAGTGGGTTTTGAAAAATTTATTGGTTTAGTTATAGATGAATTGCGAAAACAAAAGGATCAAATCATTTGAATGCTTAGTCGAGCCATATGTGTCAGAGAATCAAGGGCGTAATACGCGTATTAAACAATCATTTGTATAAGGAAGGAGGGTTTATATGCTAGAAAACGCAGAAAATATTATATTCGATGGCACTGATTTAGCCAATGCTTTTACCAATCAGCAAGAAGGTACGTATTTTATCGTAAATAACGTGTACGGACGTGGGGTTCAAGGTGTAGATAATACACTAATCCATGTCGCAGGGATGGACGGGTCTTACCCGTCTAGTTCTCGTTTGGCTTCACGTCGATTGACGGTAGATATAACAATGAAAGGAACGTCGTTTAACGACTTACGAAAACGTATTGAGCAGTTGAATGAAATTTTATTTACTCGCAATATCGATGTACCAATCGTTTTTAATGATGAACCTGATCGCATATATTACGGTAGGATTGATGAAGTCACGGATACGATTGAATCGTCACACATCTATCAAGCACAAATGACAATTATATGCTCTGACCCTTTTAAATATGGTGAGGAAAAGAAGCTAACTTTTTCTTCTGATATCGTGTCGTTCACCAATCAAGGCACAGCTGAAGCTGATCCCATTTTTGAAATGGAAGTGCTTAAACCGACCACGTTTGCTATGGTGCAAAATCAAGAGGAGCAGTACCAAATGATTGGTCGTCCAGTAGATGCGGATAGTATGCCTTTTGAAGCAGAAAAACTAATTATGCATAAAAGAATGTCCACCACGTCAGATTGGACAGCAGCAAGTCAAGTAGATAATGGTGTTGTCTCGGGTACGATGGTGAGTGACGGTAATGGTTTTGTTGTTCAGTCATTCGGAACACAAGGTCAGGCAAAATGGTATGGGCCTGCGTTAAAAACTAGCCTTCCAGAAACGCTACAAGATTTTAGAATGGAAGCTCGTGTAGAAAACCTTAATGGGAGAAATCAAGTTGGTAAAGTAGAAGTTTACTTACTTGACGTAAATAACAATATTTTAGCGAGAATAAGCATGGCTGATGTGTGGCAAGGGTACTACAGAAATAGAGCAGCATCTAACATTAGAAACAATGAAAGAACACAGTCTTTGCATAGGCTAGCCGAAACAACGGCAGAAGCTCAGGGCGAATTATGGAACAATTTTGACGGGGTTTTACGCATTGAACGTGTTGGGGAAAGATGGAGTGCCTATGTCGCTAAAATTGGCAACGGAAATTTGCATAGTGCTCGGGAAACGAAGAACTTTATAGACGTGGGAAACGAATTTCAACAGCAGGTAGCACAAATTCAAGTACACATCGGAATATTTGATAATTATTCACCGACTGCTATGCGTATCAAAGATTTGAAAGTGTGGAAGATTAATAATCCAGATGATCATCAAATTCCTTACATTGTGTATGCCGGTGATGTAATTACGTTAGATCATCATACGTCAGAAATCTTGATAAACGGTGAACCGCGGACAGAACTGAAGGACTTCGGAGGTCAATACTTTAAGCTTACATCCGGGGAAAACCAAGTTGTTGTTCAACCGAGCGACAGTTTTAACACGAGACTGAAATATCTAGAACGTTACAGATAGGAGGTGGTCACATGTCACAAATACACATTACTGATGGGCAAACGGATCAAATACTGGACGTTATAGCGGCTGAGCATATTCTGACAAATAAGCATTATAAGTCCCTTAAAGATACATTGGAAACATTTCACTTCGAAACATTTGCTGATATGTCGTTTTCAAATTACCTTGGAAAGCTTCATAATATAATTATTCCGGATGAGGACGGTAAATATATTGAATTCGTCATCTTTGAAACTAATAAGTATCGAAATGAGGATGGTGTTTTAATTACGGAAGTTTATTCATCCGCAAGCCATCAACTCCTAAAAAAATCGAAGGTCATTGAGCCGCAACTACTTTCGGGACAAACATCTTCCCAAGTAGTTGATTTTGCATTGTACAATACGGAATGGCAGCCAGGGGTAATCACTTACAAAGGGATAAAGGACTTTGAAGTCAATGAATATACGAATCCGTATAGCTTTTTGAAACGTGTAGCCAATGACTTTGATCTGGAACTGCAATTTCGTGTGGAGGTTGATGGCAATAAAGTTTCAGGTAGATTCGTAGATTTAGTGCCACAGGTTGGTGAGTGGCCAGGCAGAGAAATCGAGTTTGGTAAAGACTTACGAGGAGTCAGAAGAATTGAAGAGATGGATGGTGTTGTCACGGCACTTATAGGTATAGGTCCTGCTCGGGAAGATGGAACGCGTCTTGAAGCACTTGTGGAAGACAGAGAAGCGCTCGAACGATGGGGGCGAAATGGTCAGCATTTGATAGAAACATATGAGCCTGAATCAACAAATGAGGATATGACGCTAGCACGCCTTACAGAACTTACTGAAAATGAATTACAAAACCGTGTAAATGCAGTAGTAGAATACAAATGTGATATTGCCGACTTAGAAAGTTTTCCAGATATGGCTAACAAAAAAATTCGCTGCGGCGACACAATAAAAATAAAAGATACAAAGTTTAATCCACCTTTATATCTTGAAGCGCGTGTCCATACACAAGAACGCGATATTATCGATAAATCTGAAAAAACGATTGAACTCGGTGATTTTCAAGAGTACACAGAAGCGGAAGTACTCTCTGTATGGAAACAGCTACAATCACAAATACAAAGTCGCATTTCTTTAGCACAATTGCAAGATTATGCTTATGACAAGGTAACAGTTGATAATAAAGATGAGCTAGTCAGAACAGAAACGGAGTCATATGCAAATAGTGTATCCAATGAAGCAGAACAAGCAGCAATTACCTATACTAATAAAACTATTGAACCAATAGTAGTTAGCATTGATAGTCTTGAAAACGACGTAAGCAATGTAGAGAGCGATCTTGATGATGCCAAAGGCCAATTGTTACAGGCACAGTCACAGATAAGTCAAACGCAGGATCAGATTCAATTTAAGGTAAATTCGACTTATGTGAAGGGTGCCATTGCGGATATTGCGATTGGAGGACGGAATTTACTATTAGACAGCACCTTTAAACGCAAGTTAGAAGGGCAAAATACTTGGAGTATTAGTGATAACGGTACGACAACTCTATATAAAAGTGGTGAATCTGACAAGCCAAATTCACCAATATTTCAGTATAAATTATCTTCTAAAAATGATGTATTGTGGATGAACTTCGGGATGCCAATAGACATATCTAGCTATATTGGAGAAGAACTTGTGGTGTCTTTTGATTTTAGGATTGATGTACTAGGTAGTGAAGACACGATTTTTACTGTTCGTACTTATGACACCCCAAACGGTCATCTCAATGAAGCAGATTCAAGTTTAGTTGAAAAATTTAACATTACGCTATCTGATTTAAAACCTGTGGAGGGAGAATGGCAAAGACTTACTAGGGTTATTAAGCCTGCCAACACGAATGGAAAATACTTATGTGTAGCTCCATATAGTCAAGGAGATGGAGCGTATTCGTTTCGAGAAGTAAAAATAGAAAAGGGGAATAAAGCAAGTAACTGGTCCCCCGCTCCAGAAGATTTTGACAGGAAAATTGACGGAGTTGTCGCAGACTTAACAGGAGATATCAATGTGCTTGCAGGTTATATCGATTTAAAAGCAGATGCCAAAATGGTAAGTGACATTGAAGCAAGGGTATCAAGCGCTGAGGTAAATATTAATGGGATAGATAGTCAGATTGAGTTAAAAGCTGATAGTACTGTTGTGGACGAAATTCAGACACGTGTTAATAGCGCTGAACTTGTGTTGGATGGTTTACACTCTGAAATTAAATTAAAAGCAGATCTTGTTGACTTGGAAGCTTATGTTACAGCTAATGAGCTTGAGGTCCGTGGAGATTTGAAATTTGGTGGAGAATTAACTGGTGCCACTGGCACGTTTAGTGGCGAGGTGACAGGCGGTTCCTTTATCGCTTCATCCGGGCAGAATGGTAGGGTTGAGATTAATGAGAATGGATGGCTAGTTAAGGATAATCAAGGAAGGCCTAGAATTGGTATTACCACGTCAGAGCAAACATGGTCCGTAGCACAACCTGCAGCTATTCAGTTTTTAAATGATAGTGGTCAGAATGTCGGTTATGTAGGGATGTATTCCAATCAAAATAGGATGTCGTTTTTTAGTGAATATGACATGACCATCACCGCTCCTACTATTGATATAGGCGGTGAAAGAGTTGAATTTAGAGGATCTTTAAACGCTTATAATCATTTTAGGATTCATAGTAGTGCCTTGCGATTTCAATTTCAAGAAGGTAGTTATTTAGCAGAACGTAGATCTTTCATTGCAGGTATATCTATAGGACGTACCGACAGTGAAAACGCGGGTGGCATCCAATTCAGAAATTATAATACAACTGGTACAGGGTGGTATTCCCTCGATGAACGAAGACACACTGGGGTAGATATCGTCACACGTAATCGTGGTTCTTTCACTACAGCCTTAAGAATTGAGCCAAACGGCAATTTATACGCAGCTGGATCTAAATCTGGTATGGTACAAACAGATAGTTACGGGATTAGGGCATTGTATGCTTATGAAGGTACACGAAACTGGTTCTTTGACATTATCTCAGAGGTATTAGGCCCAGGGGAAAATTTTATTACCATTAATCCAATATTTCTAGAGACTATTACGGACCAATATTTCGTCAAGGCTTTCACTCAAAATTGTTGTAATGTGCAAGTTATAAATAGAGAATCGAATGGGTTTTGGGTTAGAACTGAAACAGAAGAAGAAATAGCAGAGGTAATCTTTGAGGTCTACGGACTTAGGAGAGGCTATGAGGACGTCTATATGGAAGAAATAAACTTAGATTAGTTTTAAAAAGGAGACGGGATGAACATGAGAGAACAAATTACATTTGATGTACAAGAAGTATACAAGATACTAGCAGGAAAAATTGCATCACTTGAAATGCAACTGGCTGCTGAACAGGTGGCAAAGGAGGCTATTGTTAACTATGTAGAAGAACTCGAAGGAAAATTGGGTATTTTAGAACATGAAGCCAACTAAGGCTTTTTAACTTTTACAACAACAGAGAGGAGATAAAATGGAAACATTAATTAAATGGTCAGCAGCTGTGCTTGCAGCTGCTGTATCTTTTTTATATGGAGAGTGGACGATGCTGCTATCGATCTTATTAACACTTGTGGTAATTGATTATGTGACGGGGCTGGTAGCGGCGGGGATGAGTGGTGACATTAGTAGTCGTGTTGGTTTGACGGGAATCGCACGGAAAATTTTTATTTTTGTGATGGTGGCTGTTGCTCACCTTGTGGATAAAGTGTTGATAGAGGTTGGTATTGAATCGGAAGCTTTAATTTTTATGGCTGCCATCGTTTTCTATATTGTTAACGAGCTTATTAGCATTACAGAAAATGTAGGCAGAATTGGTTTGCCTGTGCCGAAGCAGGTCAAACAAGCAATTAATATTCTTAAGGGTGGCGATTAATCATGACTAAAATTTTCATTGATCCTGGTCACGGCGGTTCTGACCCAGGGGCTGTAGCAAATGGCTTGCAAGAAAAAGACGTAGTTTTGGATATCTCGAAACGGATTGACTCTAAGTTAAACGAGTATAGCGGTGTAAAAACGCGTTTAAGTCGCACAAACGACACGTTTATCAGCTTATCCAATCGTGCAAAAATGGCAAATGATTGGGGCGCTGATTACTTTTTATCTGTCCATATTAACGCTGGGGGCGGTGAAGGTTACGAGGATTTTATCTTTAATGGGAATGTGTCTTCTGCGACTGAATCCAATCAAAGCTTAATGAATAAGGAAGTTGTCGAAGCGACAGGTTTTAATAACAGAGGTAAGAAACAAGCTAATTTCGCTGTGTTACGGTTGACTAACATGCCAGCTATCTTGACGGAGAATGGCTTTATTGACAATTCAAATGATGCTAACAAACTTAAGAATAATTCATTCTTGGACAAAGTGGCAGAAGGGCACGTCAATGCGATTGCTAAAATGTTCGGGCTGAAGTCTGAATCGCCGTCTAACGGGGAAAACGCACCAAGTAAGCCTAGATCATCAACACCTAACAACTCAAACAGATCACCAAACAAAGCGTCTGGCACAATCGCCACGATTCAGCGTACACTTAACAGCCGTTACCGTTTGAATATATCAGTCGATAACTTGTTTGGACCTCAAACAAAAGGCACATTAATCAAAGGACTGCAAACAGAACTGAATAGACAGTTTAACCGTGGACTTACCGTCGATGGTATTTTTGGCCCTAAAACACGTAGAGCATGTGTAACAGTGCGTCAAGGGGCAAGAGGGAACATTACATGGATTCTTCAAGCTATTTTACATTGCAAAGGGACGAGTCCAGGAGAAATAGACGGTATCTTTGGAGCAAAAACAAGAAGTGCCGTCCGTACTTTCCAACGACAAAACAACTTACAAGTGGATGGGATTGCAGGCCCTCAGACGTTTCACATATTGTTTAAATGACGATACGAGCGGGGGCTGTTGCCCTCTGTATAGTTTTATAATGATTATCTTAACAATGATCACTCTTTCTTTACTCATCATCTTTACAGCCTTCTTAATGCCTCATAAATAGGCACTGCTGAATAACTTTAAAAGTAAGATTTCACAAGGATTCTGGGCATTTATGTCGAAGTAAGGTGCAAGGAAAAACGTAGACTGTTATAAAAAAACCTTGCATGTGGAGGTCGAGAAAACATGTACAATCATTCAGAACATCACATGTTGTTACCTGACGATTTTTTTCTGCCATTTGGCGGCAAGTTAAATAAACATAACCGGTGGGTAAAACTGGCGAACCTTATTCCATGGTGGAAAGTAGAAGACCAGTATAAACATCACTTGAAAGACCTCACTCAAGGTGCGCACGCTTACTCGGTTCGGCTGGCTCTTGGTGCCCTTATCATTAAAGAAAGGTTAGGGACGAGTGACCGTGAAACGGTGGAGCAGGTGACTGAGAATCCGTATCTTCAGTACTTTCTAGGCTTGCCAGACTATCAAGAAGACCCACCCTTTCATGCCTCCTCGATGACTCATTTTAGAAAGCGTATTACCCGTGACATCTTGAACCAAGTAAATGAATGGGTGGTAGAAGAAGCCCGTGGCTCTTCTAAAGAGGCTGATTCTGATGATGACGACTCTCATCATGGCTCAGGTGGTGCTTCAAAGTCCTCCGTATCTAAACCAGATCAGCCGGATAAGTCTGAGGAACCACGTTATCATCAAGGAAAGCTGCTCATTGATGCGACATGTGCCCCAGCTGATATCACCTATCCGACTGACGTGACTCTTTTGAACAAGAGCCGTGAAAAATTAGAAGGCATGATTGATACCCTTCATGACTCCCTTGGTGGTAGTCAAAAGAAACCAAGAACATACCGTCAAAAAGCCCGTAAAGAGTATGTGAGTTTGACTAAGCAGAAGAAGCCGTCCAAACGTAAGCTGAGAAAGGGAATTAGAAAGCAACTCAACTACGTCAAACGTGATCTAAAGCATGTGACAAACTTGGTAGATCAGGTTGGGCTTTCAGCTTTAAGTCGTCGTCAGTATCGTGATCTCTTAGTGATTCAAGCCGTTTACCGACAACAAAAGCAGATGTACACGTCAAAATCTCATCGAATTGATGACAGAATCGTGAGTATCTCACAACCGCATGTACGACCGATTGTTCGAGGAAAAGCACACACAAACGTTGAATTTGGTGCGAAACTGTCACTCGTTATGAGGGATGGCTGGGCATTCCTAGATAACGTAAGGTGGGATGCCTACCACGAAGGGACAGATTTGAAAAGAGCGATAGCGTCGTACAAAAACCGCTTTGGGTATTATCCAGAAGCTGTTTTAGCAGATCGGATTTATCTGACACGTGAAAATCGTGCTTATTGCAAGCGAGAAGGGATTCGCCTTAGCGGTCCAAAGCTAGGAAGACCCTCGAAAAAAGAAAATAAAGAACAAAAACGAGTCGCCTACCAGGATGCACGTGAGCGAAATGCCATTGAGGGCAAATTCGGAGAAGCCAAACGCACTTATGGTTTAGGGCTTATTCGAGCACGTCTAAAAGAGACAAGTGAATCTATTATCGCCCTGCAAGTGTTAAATCTTAACTTGTCGAAGGCCTTAAGGGCTCTTCATTTTTTCTTGCTTATGACAACGATCGGATCACTCACGTCAGATAAACGAGACTGTCAGATGAAAACTCATTAAAAGGGATGTTGTTAAGCAACCCCTAAATATCTCATATCATTAAAGTTTTAGATTCGTGTACACGATCAAAAAATTCGTATAGCTCATAATAAG
The Salipaludibacillus sp. LMS25 DNA segment above includes these coding regions:
- a CDS encoding phage tail spike protein; amino-acid sequence: MSQIHITNGQTDQIVGLITAEHILSNNHYKSIKDTLETFQFETLADMPFSEHLGKLNRVIIPDEEQNFIEFVILETGRYRDGEGVLRIEIYTSASYQLLKKSKVIDPQVLSEYTPSTAASFALSATEWEPAIIEGEGFRTFDIEEHTNPYSLLKRIATEFDLELRFRVETNGYKVTGRYVDLLERVGQWRGREVEFGRDLIGIKRTEKTDDIVTALVGVGPAKENGTRLRVLVEDDEALQRWGRKNPLTGEVQHLIEVYEPQSTGDNMTEDELLQDSRVELNRRISEVVEYEVDIADLENVPGMENKKIRFGDTIKIKDTKFNPPLYLEARVHTQERDIADKMKKSIELGNFIEYTEDEVRFIWKQLQQEIRTRVSIAKLQEYAEPKRHEGPEPPEQRENAIWVDTSQTPYVPKVYNFGEWQQLAPTEAYQVNAYSQSETDDIARDASRIETGIIDVGAVPLRTSVTGARIEWDGLNGFVQYDIDGNPVSWLDLEGNAHFENGYFSGEISNDTVLIDHDGVTVDDGNFYLRDANSDVAYSIISRHNLVSDHSFEGVERTGSVSSDSSYQAISPSSSLRWGTVGSPRLTTVWPDGDASNILYGYQGALVNSSNYLRQNVGSIVKPGTTYTLSAYFYMTGRSSSATPRLRAVLSAMPGWGGPEQTWNQTFPVINSSTSVSNPVRRSITFTIPNNADFSKGLNILYIDAIGGGNGWIGIDGIQLVEGTTPTLYDPEDTVFVSQGDPNQRTPFPKGIYLPNASGANNSIDMSSGNYISVLDGKLSLQMWGNRGSDGIQIRMSGSSTGTPMQWTTGGLTLMSRNLIPTFSGTANVRLSTGDSAGEARLGLLSSRRELKQDISDLEITDKQLMTLKPIRFRDKLEYQERGDDAFHYLGLIAEDVAESDIIELADFDGEGNPFSVNYDRLGVALLPVVQRLIKRIEDLEHKLKEKEVE
- a CDS encoding phage tail spike protein, with the protein product MSQIHITDGQTDQILDVIAAEHILTNKHYKSLKDTLETFHFETFADMSFSNYLGKLHNIIIPDEDGKYIEFVIFETNKYRNEDGVLITEVYSSASHQLLKKSKVIEPQLLSGQTSSQVVDFALYNTEWQPGVITYKGIKDFEVNEYTNPYSFLKRVANDFDLELQFRVEVDGNKVSGRFVDLVPQVGEWPGREIEFGKDLRGVRRIEEMDGVVTALIGIGPAREDGTRLEALVEDREALERWGRNGQHLIETYEPESTNEDMTLARLTELTENELQNRVNAVVEYKCDIADLESFPDMANKKIRCGDTIKIKDTKFNPPLYLEARVHTQERDIIDKSEKTIELGDFQEYTEAEVLSVWKQLQSQIQSRISLAQLQDYAYDKVTVDNKDELVRTETESYANSVSNEAEQAAITYTNKTIEPIVVSIDSLENDVSNVESDLDDAKGQLLQAQSQISQTQDQIQFKVNSTYVKGAIADIAIGGRNLLLDSTFKRKLEGQNTWSISDNGTTTLYKSGESDKPNSPIFQYKLSSKNDVLWMNFGMPIDISSYIGEELVVSFDFRIDVLGSEDTIFTVRTYDTPNGHLNEADSSLVEKFNITLSDLKPVEGEWQRLTRVIKPANTNGKYLCVAPYSQGDGAYSFREVKIEKGNKASNWSPAPEDFDRKIDGVVADLTGDINVLAGYIDLKADAKMVSDIEARVSSAEVNINGIDSQIELKADSTVVDEIQTRVNSAELVLDGLHSEIKLKADLVDLEAYVTANELEVRGDLKFGGELTGATGTFSGEVTGGSFIASSGQNGRVEINENGWLVKDNQGRPRIGITTSEQTWSVAQPAAIQFLNDSGQNVGYVGMYSNQNRMSFFSEYDMTITAPTIDIGGERVEFRGSLNAYNHFRIHSSALRFQFQEGSYLAERRSFIAGISIGRTDSENAGGIQFRNYNTTGTGWYSLDERRHTGVDIVTRNRGSFTTALRIEPNGNLYAAGSKSGMVQTDSYGIRALYAYEGTRNWFFDIISEVLGPGENFITINPIFLETITDQYFVKAFTQNCCNVQVINRESNGFWVRTETEEEIAEVIFEVYGLRRGYEDVYMEEINLD
- a CDS encoding distal tail protein Dit; amino-acid sequence: MLENAENIIFDGTDLANAFTNQQEGTYFIVNNVYGRGVQGVDNTLIHVAGMDGSYPSSSRLASRRLTVDITMKGTSFNDLRKRIEQLNEILFTRNIDVPIVFNDEPDRIYYGRIDEVTDTIESSHIYQAQMTIICSDPFKYGEEKKLTFSSDIVSFTNQGTAEADPIFEMEVLKPTTFAMVQNQEEQYQMIGRPVDADSMPFEAEKLIMHKRMSTTSDWTAASQVDNGVVSGTMVSDGNGFVVQSFGTQGQAKWYGPALKTSLPETLQDFRMEARVENLNGRNQVGKVEVYLLDVNNNILARISMADVWQGYYRNRAASNIRNNERTQSLHRLAETTAEAQGELWNNFDGVLRIERVGERWSAYVAKIGNGNLHSARETKNFIDVGNEFQQQVAQIQVHIGIFDNYSPTAMRIKDLKVWKINNPDDHQIPYIVYAGDVITLDHHTSEILINGEPRTELKDFGGQYFKLTSGENQVVVQPSDSFNTRLKYLERYR
- a CDS encoding IS5 family transposase, with product MYNHSEHHMLLPDDFFLPFGGKLNKHNRWVKLANLIPWWKVEDQYKHHLKDLTQGAHAYSVRLALGALIIKERLGTSDRETVEQVTENPYLQYFLGLPDYQEDPPFHASSMTHFRKRITRDILNQVNEWVVEEARGSSKEADSDDDDSHHGSGGASKSSVSKPDQPDKSEEPRYHQGKLLIDATCAPADITYPTDVTLLNKSREKLEGMIDTLHDSLGGSQKKPRTYRQKARKEYVSLTKQKKPSKRKLRKGIRKQLNYVKRDLKHVTNLVDQVGLSALSRRQYRDLLVIQAVYRQQKQMYTSKSHRIDDRIVSISQPHVRPIVRGKAHTNVEFGAKLSLVMRDGWAFLDNVRWDAYHEGTDLKRAIASYKNRFGYYPEAVLADRIYLTRENRAYCKREGIRLSGPKLGRPSKKENKEQKRVAYQDARERNAIEGKFGEAKRTYGLGLIRARLKETSESIIALQVLNLNLSKALRALHFFLLMTTIGSLTSDKRDCQMKTH
- a CDS encoding N-acetylmuramoyl-L-alanine amidase; translated protein: MTKIFIDPGHGGSDPGAVANGLQEKDVVLDISKRIDSKLNEYSGVKTRLSRTNDTFISLSNRAKMANDWGADYFLSVHINAGGGEGYEDFIFNGNVSSATESNQSLMNKEVVEATGFNNRGKKQANFAVLRLTNMPAILTENGFIDNSNDANKLKNNSFLDKVAEGHVNAIAKMFGLKSESPSNGENAPSKPRSSTPNNSNRSPNKASGTIATIQRTLNSRYRLNISVDNLFGPQTKGTLIKGLQTELNRQFNRGLTVDGIFGPKTRRACVTVRQGARGNITWILQAILHCKGTSPGEIDGIFGAKTRSAVRTFQRQNNLQVDGIAGPQTFHILFK
- a CDS encoding holin family protein — translated: METLIKWSAAVLAAAVSFLYGEWTMLLSILLTLVVIDYVTGLVAAGMSGDISSRVGLTGIARKIFIFVMVAVAHLVDKVLIEVGIESEALIFMAAIVFYIVNELISITENVGRIGLPVPKQVKQAINILKGGD